In the genome of Chryseobacterium phocaeense, the window GATGTATGAAGGGGATAAAAATTATTAAGGAAAAATCTAAAGATTTTTAAGTTATACTCTTTAAAGTGTAGCTCAAACTTAAAATTCTTAAAAACTCAATGTCATCTTAATGGTTTTATCTTTATCTCTCGCGGATCAAGCTGATTGAGCAGATTTTTAGCAGAATGAATGAAAATCTTAGATTTTTAAAAAAGCTTAAGTGCACTTCTCTGCAATAATAATTTAAACTTTAAATTAAACTCAAGTGTCAAAAAACTTTTGTGGTTAATGTTTTCCCCCAAATTGAACGGATTTAGATGATTATACTGATGTTTTTAAATATTACTGGATTCATTCTTAAGTAAGGGAAAAACGTTGAATAAGCATCCTGAAAAACACCTGCTTAATTGAATCAATGAAATTGATTCCTTCTTTGCTTTCCTTATTCTAAGACACCATTACAATTGAACTTTGCGTAAAAGAAAAGCGGATGTATTCATAACCGAACCTTTATATTTACAATGAAAAAAGAAAAATCCGGTATATTGTAAAAATCTACCGGATGAATGAGTGAGTTATTATGGTTTTGGATGATATTGGCTAAAAAGAAGATCAGATCAGCATAGATCATGTTTCAGAGCAAAAAGAACCAGCCCGACCCTGTTTTTCACTTCAAGTTTCAGGAAAACGGAATCCCTGTATCCATCGATTGTTTTAGGGCTGAGAAACATTTTATCCGCTATTTCTTTGTAGGTAAGCTCGCTGCATGCCCATTTGATAAACTCTTTTTCCCGGTCTTTTAATTCGGAAAGGAGGGAAGCGTTTTTTACGTCTTCTGTTTTTACTTTCAGGAGCTTTTGCGCTACAAAGTCTGTATAAAAGCTGCCTTTGTCAAATACCGTATCAATGGCCTGAAACAGGATAGAAGGCTGCATGTCTTTCAGGAGATAGCCTTTTGCACCGGCTTTCAGCATCTTGATCAGTACTTTTTCATCATCTTCCATAGTCAGAGCAATAACTTTGATGTCGGGGTGATGTTCGGTAAGCCATTCTGTGGTTTCTATCCCGTTTTTATAAGGCATGTTGATATCCATCAGGACTACAGCCGGTAATTCCCGGGCTTTTTCCAAGGCGGCAATAAAATCTTCCCCGTTGGGATGATTCATAATGACACTGTACTCTGGATTTTCCATGATCATATTTTCCAGCGCTTTGGACATTAAGGTATGATCATCTACAATCGCTATGGGAATGGTTTTCATAGAGTGTGTTTATAATAGGTTATGGAAGTCTGTGTTCCTTTGTCAAGTTCAGATTGTATGGAGAATGCGGCATGAATAAGTTTCGCCCTCAGCTCCATATTCTTCAATCCCGAACCGTCCTGCATCTTGCGGGTATTAAAACCTTTTCCGTTATCGGAAATTTTGATGTGCAGCTCATTCTGATCATCTTCCAGCTGTATGGTTACATTTTTTGCTCTGGAATGCTTTAAAATGTTGTTAATGCTTTCCTGAATAATCCGGAAGAGAATCAAGCCATGTTTGGGCGAAATGTCAATATCCTGTTTCTGGGTGATGAATTCTATTTTTAATAATTTCAGTTTCTGGATCCGCCGGACTTCCCGTTCTATGGATTCTGCCAGCCCGAAATGAATGATCTGCTCAGTTATCAGTGTTTTAGACAGGTTCCTGATATCCTGAATGCATTCCCCCAACAGCTCGCTGAGCTCATTAAGCTCTTCCTTTTCAGAATTTTCCAGTTTGGAAATCAGCTGGTTTTGCCGTAAACGGACCACAGACAGCTTCTGGCCCACATCATCATGGAGTTCCTGGCCAATATAATTCAGGGTTTGTTCCTTGATTTCTACCTGAGATGTGGCCAGCTCTTTTTCAAATCTCATGTCTTTCTCTTTCTGCTCCAGAAGCAGCGTTGTTTTCTTTTTGATGAAAACCACGTAGATAAAGATCATTGTAAGAACAATAATGAGCAGTGTGATGGTAAAAGTAATAACCAGATTATTTTCTTCCATAGTTTAAAGTGGTATTTATCCGCGATTATCCTGTTTATTCCAGACTAAGCCCAATATGAGAATTCCATTACTGATCAGGTTCAACATAAATAAAATAAAAAAATAAATATTCTGGGAAACAGTTGTCCTGAAATAAAGGATCGGAATACTTCCGATAAAAAGAATCAGCAAAGCAACTGAAATCCAGAAAGGCAGATAATTGTTAAGATCCAGGATCTTATCGGAATTAAAGGTTTGATATAAAAATAAAATAATGGAAAACAACAGCAACAGAATATCCACATACAGCATATTGAATGAAAAATGATGCAAAAGATCATCTTCCAGATAAAACATGATTCCAATATTGACTACAAAAAGAATCAGAATAACAGACTGCATTTTTTTGAGAAGCGGAAGATACATGAGCCGGAAAAAATAAAGCAGATACAGGAAAAAGCCAATCATTAGCAAGCCGATCACAAAAAAGAGGTCAGTAGATCTGCTGGTAGATTGAAAATAGAAATAGCAAAAAATATCAATCAGAGAAACGAAACTATATCCAATAATGAAAAATAGATTTTCTTTTCCTATTTTCCTGATTTTGACGGCCATTAAAATCATGATCACAACAGATATGACCATGGTGATCTGCTTCCCGATTTCTATATTCCAGTTCATGTCTTTGTCTTTTTATGGAGTCCCTGCTGTGGAAGCATTGGGTGGAGGGGCCAGATTGGTCATATTGAGACGTTCCACATCTCCTAAATTGGCATTTTCATCCAGAGTTCTCATGGATCTTGACATTACATTTTCGTTGTCTTTCCTCGGATTTTGAGCCGTAGGTACCAGGAAGATGGTCTGATAGCCGGCGTATTCCGGTTTTGCCATTTTTCCTTTCGGATGATTTAACGGATATTTACCCATATAAATTCTGATTCCCGGGTTTTTCAGGTTGCGTTTTTTTGCTGTTTCTTTTACATATTTAAGATAGCCTTCCATATCTTCTACAGAAAACCAGTACCAGCGTGAATCCGGCTGCCCGTTTCTGTATTTGGTCAGCACAATATCATTGGTCCTGGAATATTCATCATAAAGTATCCTGCCCTCAGCGGGGCTGATCAGTTTTCTTTTATAGCTGTCACTCACGGGTGGCTCAGAGCAGCGTGTGCAGCTTAACATGCAGAAGCTTAAAATAAGTACAGCGGCGAGCCAACTTAGATTTTTGAATAGGAAAGAAGTTTTCATTGGTATGATTTTTAATTTTTATAAAACAAAATTAGATAACTGCTCAACTTTACAAAAGGGGGAAAACACTGTTTTTATGTTTAATATTGACAGGCTGCAAGCTGGAAGGAGACTGAAAAGTTAATTGCAGGTCCGGGACCAATTCCTTTAGAGCCTCGATAACTTCCTTCTTCAGACTTCGGATTTCCTTACTTTAGCGGAAGGAAGTGTTTTATCCCGAACTCACGTTAAATTTACAATTTTTTATGATGAATTTCATGGATAAATGGATTTTGTTTGAAAATAAGACAATGAAAAAGGATTAAAAATATTATTTTATCATTTCATTGCTGCTTTTCTGCGGCTATCACAGCTTTCATATTTGCATCTGTACATATATCGCAATTTCCTCTACACTTACTTACAGCTTTCATACACTTAATAAGTCTGGATTGTGACTGTTCAATGCAAAAAGTAA includes:
- a CDS encoding response regulator transcription factor, which gives rise to MKTIPIAIVDDHTLMSKALENMIMENPEYSVIMNHPNGEDFIAALEKARELPAVVLMDINMPYKNGIETTEWLTEHHPDIKVIALTMEDDEKVLIKMLKAGAKGYLLKDMQPSILFQAIDTVFDKGSFYTDFVAQKLLKVKTEDVKNASLLSELKDREKEFIKWACSELTYKEIADKMFLSPKTIDGYRDSVFLKLEVKNRVGLVLFALKHDLC
- a CDS encoding sensor histidine kinase, giving the protein MEENNLVITFTITLLIIVLTMIFIYVVFIKKKTTLLLEQKEKDMRFEKELATSQVEIKEQTLNYIGQELHDDVGQKLSVVRLRQNQLISKLENSEKEELNELSELLGECIQDIRNLSKTLITEQIIHFGLAESIEREVRRIQKLKLLKIEFITQKQDIDISPKHGLILFRIIQESINNILKHSRAKNVTIQLEDDQNELHIKISDNGKGFNTRKMQDGSGLKNMELRAKLIHAAFSIQSELDKGTQTSITYYKHTL